In Betaproteobacteria bacterium, the sequence ATCAGTGATGTCCATTGCTCAATATCCCTACGCAACTTAGCCCGAGGAGGATCGAATACCGTGCAGCCGCCTGCGGCGACATTGACGTAGTTCTGGGTGTTTCTCAAATAGGCGACAATAGGTATATCAAAGTGCTTCAGAAACTCCTCCAACATCGCCGCAGCCTTGGTGCGTGGATCAACTCGCATAGCTACGATACCTACCTTTGTCCGCTGCCCGCGCATCTCACTCCGTATGGAATTAAGAAAATCCTCCGTAGCTGCCATGTCAAAGACCGACGGCACCAATGGGACCAATACTTTATCAACCGATCTCAAATAATCAGTCAGCTTATAACCTTGCAAGCCCGCCGGCGCATCAACAACCACCCAGTCGGCCTCTTTCGGCAAACTCAGTGAAATTTGATTGCCTGCAAAGTAACCAGTAATCGGCGGCAAATCTGGATCGCGAAAGGCCATCCAGCGCAAAGAAGATTGCTGGCGATCCAGATCACATAGCGTGGTCTTTTTCCCCTGATTGGCGAAGTAGCCCGACAAATTCGTCGCCAGCGTTGTCTTGCCCGCACCACCTTTCGGATTTGCAACCAGAACTGCACGCATACCTGCCCCCGTTATTAGTTTGTAGTGGGATTATATTCGCCACCTCAAAACCCTCATAGATGCATAGAATGCAAGCTTTCCTTTTGCAAAACTCATCATGACCACAAAAGCGGCAAGCGATCGTCAAGGCATTCAATCCGTCGAGGTGGGATTTCGCCTCTTGCGAGTACTAGCCGCCACCAATCGCCCGATGATGCTGCGCGACATTGCAAAGGGCGCAGCAATGCCTGCCGCAAAAGCACATAGATATATGGTCAGTTTTTTACGCGTGGGTATCGTCGAGCAGGATGCGAGCAGCGGTCGCTACGATTTGGGGGCTTACGCGTTGGAGTTGGGTCTTTCCGGCTTGGGACGTTTAGATCCCGTTCGGCTTTCCGGTCCTATCCTAGAGGCACTGTGCGAGGAAATACAGGAAACCGTTGCCCTGGCGGTATGGGGCAATCACGGCGCGACCATCGTCAGGATAGTCGACGCAGGCGGCCCCATAACGATTACGCTGCGCTCCGGTACCATTTTGCCCCTATGCAGATCCGCTACTGGCCGTGCCTTTGCAGCCTTCTATCGCTCCCCATTCCTCAAGAAAATGCTGGATGACGAGTTAAAAGAAGCATCCGACGCCAGCAAAACTGCAATCACTACCGTTCGCCGACAACTTGAAAAAAACCTGACAGAAATCCGGGAGCATGGCATTGCTCGCGCCACGGGTAGCCTGACGCCCGGCATCAATGGTTTTAGTGCCCCGGTTTACGACCACACCGGAAGCATGGTCGCGGCAATCACATCACTTGGCACAATGGGCGAATTCAACGTGGAATGGGATAGCCCGGTAGCAAAAGCCATGATCAACGCAGCACAAGGCCTGTCACTGCGACTGGGCCATGGCAGCATGCATGAATAGCATTACAGAAAAGGACTTGCCGAAAAACAAAAAGGCCACTCCGAAGAATGGCCTAACTGTTTGATTTTACTGGTGCCCCCCGAACGGAATCGAACCGCTACCTGATGATTAAAAATCAAAGATTTCGACCATTGAATAGTGTTGAGCGACGTTGAACAAAGCAACAAAATTGCTTAATAATCATTGAATTAAGGTAAATTAGCCGTTGATAGCCATAGCTATAATGTGCGTACACAGAATCTCTCTTGCGTACACAGGAAAGCAAAAATGGCTCGCTCAAAACTGACTGCAGGACGCATCCGAGACTTTCAATACGTCCCTACCCCCAAACAATTGCAGCAGTTTCTACGTGATACGGAGACGCCAGGACTTGCTGTACGTGTGACAGCCGGTACGAAGGCGTTCATCTTTCAGAGCAGACTAAAAGATGGCACTACAATCCGTCGCACTATTGGCGACGTTCGGACGTGGAGCCTTGAAGAAGCGAGACTTGAATCACGAAGACTGCAAATCCTGATCGACCAAGGAACAGATCCGCGAGAACTCGACCGAAAACAATCTGACGATAAAGCTGCCGCCAAGAAAGCCAGCGAAACAGCTCGAATAGAGTCAGAGAACCGTCAGCGTTACACCCTGCGCTCACTCTGCGAGGCATACAGTGATCTTCTTGAAGCACGAGGCAAGGCTCAGACCTCAAGGCAAACCCGCTCCATATTCAAATGCCACGTATTTGAAGCCCAAAAAACAATCGCAGCACTCCCTGCTCGGGAGGTTTCCCCCATCAGATTGCCGCAATAATTCGTCATGTTAGCGAGCAGGGCAAAGACCGCGCTGCCGGAATACTTCGCAGTTACTTGAGCGCAGCCTATAACGCAGCGCGAAAATCCCCTTTCGACGCCAAGTTGCCCTCTGCACTGATCGCCTATGGCATCGAATCAAACCCTGTTGAGCCAGTTTCAACTATTGCAGTAAACCGCGGCAATCGAACCCTTAGTACTGATGAAATGAAGGAGTATGCCAAAGCTCTTGGCGACGAATTGGCCGACCAAGCTCTAAAGCTTGCTCTTTACGCTGGAGGGCAGCGTATGGCCCAGCTACTACGCGTCAAGATCAACTCATACGATGAACAGACACAAACTCTTCGTCTATGGGACGGAAAGGGGAAACGAAGCACTCCCCGCGAACACTTACTCCCGCTAGCACCGCAGGCATCTGCGATTGTTGATGATCTGATAGCCCGCGCAAAATTGATGGAGCAAGACATCGCAGAAAAGGAAGGTCGAGAGCCCGCATTTAGCAATCTCTGGCTATTTTCATCAACAGGAAAAACCCAACTGGTCGAAACAACGCCGGGAAAACGGGTAACAGCCATCTGCAAAGCAATGAAGGGAGAAGCCTTTGACCTCAGGGATATTCGCCGCACATGCGAAACGATGCTGGCCGGACTTGGCATCAACCGCGACACGCGAGCTCAACTGCTCAGTCATGGTCTATCCGGCGTACAGGCGGCGCACTATGATCGCCATACCTACACAGATGAAAAACGCGCCGCTTTAGTTGCATGGGAGCAACGACTAGACGAAATCATTACGGGCAAGAAGATCGTCAAAAAGCCAGCGCGCAAGGCTGCCAAACAAGCCTAAAGAATCATCTATCTTCGCGTGCGTGCCAAAGCCGAAGCATATAGATCGTCGAAGCTTGAATTTCGTACCGCATCTCATATTGCCCGACGAGTATTCGCCTCACTTCGCGCGGTTCAAATTCTTCCAGCTTTTCACCGATGCGGGGGTTTTGCAGCAATGTTGCCGGTGCAGCAGTCAGCGATTGCACAGTCCGTGCCGCAGCTACCTTATTAACTGGCGCAAGAAACTCATATAGGCGCGCCAAGTCTGACAGCGCCTTACTCGTCCATTTCAGCTCCATTACCGGGGAACTGGTAGTGGCCGATCGCTACTCAGGCTTTCAGCCCAAGCTTGCACAGACTGGTGGTCGATGACTAGCCCCGCATCTACGTCAGCCATGGCCTCACGAGTCAAACGACTTCGCTCTTCCTCTTGAACAACCCAGGCGGTCAATGCTTGCTTGACGATCCAGCCACGCGACCGCTCTAGGCGAGCAGCCATTTGATCCACTTTTTCAGCAAGAGGCAACGGCACGTGCGCCGTGAGCACTTTGGTTTCTGCGTGCGCCATACTTCACTCCCGTAAGACTTCGTCAGAAATCATCATAGTGATTAAGATTGATTAAAACAAGATCGGACAAACCAGAATTTCTTCCTCACCACCATCTGACAGTCCAAAAATATCAGTCACCAAATTTAAATGAATGGCCGGTGACTCAACGGATCGCTCATGAACATCGTGCTCCGAGGAATTCAGGCGACTCTGAAAGAAAATGAAAAAGTCTGGCTGCAGCCAGACCCATACTTGTATCGCTAGCGGTGCATAGAAGAAGCCTTCGAGTTGACCAGGCATCAACCAATGGCCGGATTAAGGCTCGATCAGTGGCAAGTCGAAATGCGGCTACTTCAGGAATTACTGCTACACCCACACCCTCAATGACGAGATTCACCACATCTTCAAGACTACGCATCCGTATGCGGTGATGAATTCCGCGACCATGATGCAAAGCTTGGTTTTGAAGAAATCGACTCAAGCCACTTTCCGCTGGTAATCCAACGAATGGCAGTTCCAGCAAATCGACAAATGAAACCGCACTCAGCGCCCCGCTCTCATTCCCTATCGGCATGATTGCAACCAGACGATCGGTCCGGAATAACTGCGTCTTAAGCCCTTCCGTTCCAACATAATCAGCAACAATTCCGATATCAGCCTGTTCCTGGTGCATCGCCGACAACACATCGTGGCTATTCAACTCACGCAGGTCGATATCAATATCACAATGATGTATCAGGAACTGACCAACCAAACGTGGAAGATAAATACGCTTTCATCAAAAACTAACTGCCCGAGAGAATATGACGATCCAATCTATAAAATCGGATGTTACAAATCGCTGGTTCAACCGGCCATTGGTTTTCGTCGTTGCTGGTGGCTTGATAATGGGACTGGCACTCGGGGTTCGTCACGCGACTGGAATATTTCAAGTACCAATTACGATGGGTAATGGGTGGACACGCGAAGTCTTCGGTTTTTCTATCGCAATACAGAACCTGATCTGGGGCGTAGCCCAGCCGTTTACAGGCATGTTGGCAGATCGGTTTGGCTCAATGCGCGTGATTATCGCCGGCCTTGTCTTTTACGCTGTCGGCCTCGCCCTTATGAGTATTGCTACCACCCCATTGGCCTTCACACTCACTGCGGGTTTGTGCATAGGAATTGCGCTTTCTGGCACGTCGTTTGGTGTTATTTATGGCGCACTCAGCCGCATGGTGTCTCCCGATCGGCGTAGTTGGGCACTCGGTCTGGCCGGCGCCGTTGGTGGATTTGGCCAATTTGCCATGGTGCCGTTGGCCCAAGGACTAATCAATTCACTGACATGGTCTGGTGCCTTAGTGGCACTGGCGGTGATATGCGCGATGTTTCTACCTTTGGCATTGCCCATGAGAGAAAGTGCGGCGCCATCACCAGTTCATGGTGCAGATCAAACGATGCACGAAGCACTAATCGAAGCATTCCGACATCGCGGGTTCTGGCTACTGAATCTGGGCTTTTTAGCCTGCGGCTTCCAATTAGCCTTCATTGCCTCGCATTTACCGGCCTACCTGCTGGACAAGGGTATGTCAGGAAACGTGGCGGTTGCCGGATTGGCGATCATTGCCTTAAGTAACGTGGCGGGCACTTATTGCTGTGGCGTGCTCGGTGGTCTATTTCGGCGCAAATACCTGCTCTCCGGAATTTATCTGGTGCGATCCCTGGTCATGGCACTTTTCGTTCTAATGCCTTTGACAACCTGGAGCCTCTATCTCTTTTGTGCGGCGATGGGCTTCATCTGGCTGGGTAAGCGCAAGCCCAAGCATGAGCCTGTCTTATAATCAGCAGAAAAATGTGAAAGCCCACTTTGATTTAACGAAGTGAGCGATTTCCCCCGTCACGGGGGCGTCACTTGAGCGCAGCACAACAGCAACCTAGGAGGCTACGAGTAATGAAACAAGCGCGTGGAGGAATTGTTGCTGGTGCTGCCCCTGTGCTGCCCAGAGCAGAAACAAAAAAGGCTCACATCTCTGTAAGCCTTGATTTTACTGGTGCCCCCGAACGGAATCGAACCGCTACCTGATGATTACAAATCAACTGCACGACCTTCATGCTACGGGGGCCCAAGCGATGGGGCAAGATTATAGCTTGATCATTCAAATTTCGTAATGACTACACTCACCAATCCATTTGAAATTGCCCGCGAAACGCTGCGCCTACTCGCGACGCGTCGCATTCCGCCTTCGCCGGACAATTATCTGACGCTGTACCATGAGATTGCCGGGACTAAACCTTCGAGCAATTCGTTTCCGGAAGAACAACTACGCTCACTTGCTGCCGCGCTCCCAAAGGCCTCTCCGGATCAGCTGCGGCTAGCCCGCCAACTAGATGAAGCCGTCAAATCCGCCAACTGGACGGACTACAAAAAGTACCTGATAGAATTTATCGCCGCCCTCGCCGAATCGCAAAAACTGGGATGGTCAGACCTCATCGCCGACCTCCTAAAGCAATGGGAAGCCAAGCACCAAGGACTAACCAGCACACGCAAGCGTGAGTCGCTCGAACATATACTCACCAGTAGCGGCGCCAACCCCGACACACTCTTCAATCGCCTGCAAAGCCTCATGCGCTCTTGGGGTCAGGGCAAAGCCAGCGAAAGCAGCAACTTATCCAATCCATCTGAAACAGAAAATTCCGAAATCGGCGAAATTTCCGGGTTGACCGCCGCAAGCACAGATTTGCTGCCCGAACTCCGCGAACTTTTTGCCTTTACGCTCGAAACCGCCATGGCAACCCAGTTGCTCGAAAGCCCACAGCTTTCGTCAGACGCCAAGGTGTTGGCCAAAGACATACGCACCGCCGTCACTCCGGAACAATTGCAAGAGTTCCTCACACGCCTGAAACGCTTCGCTTTCAAGCTCGAACTGCTGGCAGAAGACCAGACCGAACTCCGCCTTAGCCTGCTCAACCTGCTTCGACTGCTGGTCACCAACATCACCGAACTCGTCCTCGACGACCACTGGCTACACGGGCAAATAGAAGTCGTGCGCGAAATCATCGACAAGCCGCTCTCGCAGCGCGCCCTCGACGATGCCGAACGCCGCCTGAAAGAAGTTCTGTTTAAACAGGCACAACTCAAGTCCAGCCTCTCCGAAGCTCGGGACGCCATCAAAAGCATGCTGGCCGGCTTTGTCGACCACCTAGCCGACTTTGCCGAAGCCACTTCCGACTATCACGACAAGATTGAAAACTGCGCTGAAAAGATCAGTTCCGCCAACGACATCTCCGAACTCGAGACCGTCCTCGGCGAAGTTATGCGCGAAACCCGAACCATTCAGATCAATGCCCAACGTTCGCGCGACGAGTTGCGCTCGACGCAGCAAAAAGTTCAGGAATCCGAAGCCCGCATCCAGGAACTAGAACGGGAACTCGAAGCCACCAGCGACCTCGTCCGCCACGATCAACTGACCGGAGTACTCAACCGCCGCGGCCTGGAAGAAACCTTCGCCAAGGAAGCAGCCCGTGCCACGCGCCACGACACCACCCTCTGTGTCGCACTGATCGACATCGACAATTTCAAGAAACTCAACGACTCCATGGGCCACGATGCCGGAGACGAAGCGCTGATCCACCTCGCCAGCATCTGCCGGCAAACCTTGCGTCCGCAAGACACTGTCGCCCGCTATGGCGGAGAAGAGTTCATTATCCTGCTGCCCGACACTTCATTGGACGATGCGGTCGTCGCACTTACTCGCCTGCAGCGCGAACTCACCAAAAAGTTTTTCCTGCACGCCAACGAAAAAGTGCTAATCACCTTCAGCGCTGGCGTCACGCAAATGCTGGCTACGGACAATCAGACCAGCGTAATCAAGCGCGCCGATGGCGCCATGTACCAAGCCAAGCAAACCGGAAAAAATCGGGTCGTTTCCGCAAACTAGCCCCCCCAACACGCAATGATAGCAGCGCACCCGACCAACGAGAGCGCTGCCAAGACACGTCCATATTAATAGGCTCAACACCACCAAAACGATCTCCTGCGCCCAACTGCAAAAAACATCAAAAATGTGGCTAAAGTTTTTTTTGTGGCAGCCGTTAATAGATTCAAGGGCAGCAAATCAGGCCCGTCAAACCGCCAGGCCTCTGGCAATGTGAAAAGAATTTTTTAGGAGAAGATCATGTCCTCTGTTATCAGTACCAACGTTGCCTCACTCAACGCCCAACGTAACCTGGGCACCTCCCAAACTTCACTGGCCACGTCTTTGCAACGTCTATCTTCCGGCATGCGCATCAATAGTGCCAAAGACGACGCCGCCGGCCTGGCGATTTCCCAGCGCATGACCTCGCAAATCAACGGCTTGAATCAAGCCGTCGCCAATGCCAACGATGGCATCTCCCTCGCGCAAACGGCTGAGGGCGCACTTTCTTCGTCAGGCGACATCCTGCAACGTATTCGCCAACTGGCCGTTCAGTCATCCAATGCAACGAACTCCGCCAGCGATCGCCAAGCCATCCAGGCCGAAGTCGGTCAGCTGACCTCCGAATTGGATCGCATCTCCACCTCCACCCAGTTCAACGGTCAAAACCTGTTGGATGGAACGCTAGGCACGCTCAACTTCCAAGTTGGTGCCAATGCCAATCAGACAATTTCCGCCACCGGCACCAATTTCCGCACTAGCAATTATGGCGATAATCGGGTTGCGGAAGACACCGTGCAAGCCAAGGCCACGACCAACGTAGTTGCGGCCAAAGACATTACCGTTGCTGGCTATCTAGGCTCTTCAAAATACACGACGACGGCCACCGATACCGCGAAATCGATTGCAGCAGGCATCAATGGCATTACATCAAAAACCGGTGTCACAGCTACCGCGGTGACCGATGTGAATTTGAGCCTCGGTGCAGAAAGCTATTCGTTCAGTATTAAATCCGATAACACGACAGCAGTTACCGTATCTTTCAGCGTTGGTGGAACGGCTTCTACGTCTGACGACTTCTCAAGCGCC encodes:
- a CDS encoding AAA family ATPase gives rise to the protein MRAVLVANPKGGAGKTTLATNLSGYFANQGKKTTLCDLDRQQSSLRWMAFRDPDLPPITGYFAGNQISLSLPKEADWVVVDAPAGLQGYKLTDYLRSVDKVLVPLVPSVFDMAATEDFLNSIRSEMRGQRTKVGIVAMRVDPRTKAAAMLEEFLKHFDIPIVAYLRNTQNYVNVAAGGCTVFDPPRAKLRRDIEQWTSLIEWVEKK
- a CDS encoding IclR family transcriptional regulator, which encodes MTTKAASDRQGIQSVEVGFRLLRVLAATNRPMMLRDIAKGAAMPAAKAHRYMVSFLRVGIVEQDASSGRYDLGAYALELGLSGLGRLDPVRLSGPILEALCEEIQETVALAVWGNHGATIVRIVDAGGPITITLRSGTILPLCRSATGRAFAAFYRSPFLKKMLDDELKEASDASKTAITTVRRQLEKNLTEIREHGIARATGSLTPGINGFSAPVYDHTGSMVAAITSLGTMGEFNVEWDSPVAKAMINAAQGLSLRLGHGSMHE
- a CDS encoding type II toxin-antitoxin system RelE/ParE family toxin: MELKWTSKALSDLARLYEFLAPVNKVAAARTVQSLTAAPATLLQNPRIGEKLEEFEPREVRRILVGQYEMRYEIQASTIYMLRLWHAREDR
- a CDS encoding ribbon-helix-helix protein, CopG family, with protein sequence MAHAETKVLTAHVPLPLAEKVDQMAARLERSRGWIVKQALTAWVVQEEERSRLTREAMADVDAGLVIDHQSVQAWAESLSSDRPLPVPR
- a CDS encoding MFS transporter, with amino-acid sequence MGLALGVRHATGIFQVPITMGNGWTREVFGFSIAIQNLIWGVAQPFTGMLADRFGSMRVIIAGLVFYAVGLALMSIATTPLAFTLTAGLCIGIALSGTSFGVIYGALSRMVSPDRRSWALGLAGAVGGFGQFAMVPLAQGLINSLTWSGALVALAVICAMFLPLALPMRESAAPSPVHGADQTMHEALIEAFRHRGFWLLNLGFLACGFQLAFIASHLPAYLLDKGMSGNVAVAGLAIIALSNVAGTYCCGVLGGLFRRKYLLSGIYLVRSLVMALFVLMPLTTWSLYLFCAAMGFIWLGKRKPKHEPVL
- a CDS encoding diguanylate cyclase; its protein translation is MTTLTNPFEIARETLRLLATRRIPPSPDNYLTLYHEIAGTKPSSNSFPEEQLRSLAAALPKASPDQLRLARQLDEAVKSANWTDYKKYLIEFIAALAESQKLGWSDLIADLLKQWEAKHQGLTSTRKRESLEHILTSSGANPDTLFNRLQSLMRSWGQGKASESSNLSNPSETENSEIGEISGLTAASTDLLPELRELFAFTLETAMATQLLESPQLSSDAKVLAKDIRTAVTPEQLQEFLTRLKRFAFKLELLAEDQTELRLSLLNLLRLLVTNITELVLDDHWLHGQIEVVREIIDKPLSQRALDDAERRLKEVLFKQAQLKSSLSEARDAIKSMLAGFVDHLADFAEATSDYHDKIENCAEKISSANDISELETVLGEVMRETRTIQINAQRSRDELRSTQQKVQESEARIQELERELEATSDLVRHDQLTGVLNRRGLEETFAKEAARATRHDTTLCVALIDIDNFKKLNDSMGHDAGDEALIHLASICRQTLRPQDTVARYGGEEFIILLPDTSLDDAVVALTRLQRELTKKFFLHANEKVLITFSAGVTQMLATDNQTSVIKRADGAMYQAKQTGKNRVVSAN
- a CDS encoding flagellin, which translates into the protein MSSVISTNVASLNAQRNLGTSQTSLATSLQRLSSGMRINSAKDDAAGLAISQRMTSQINGLNQAVANANDGISLAQTAEGALSSSGDILQRIRQLAVQSSNATNSASDRQAIQAEVGQLTSELDRISTSTQFNGQNLLDGTLGTLNFQVGANANQTISATGTNFRTSNYGDNRVAEDTVQAKATTNVVAAKDITVAGYLGSSKYTTTATDTAKSIAAGINGITSKTGVTATAVTDVNLSLGAESYSFSIKSDNTTAVTVSFSVGGTASTSDDFSSAVSAINAATSKTGVTAQYDSALGGLKLTNASGNDITLTNGATANTKFNVATYKADNSALIASPLDTKGAAAVAVVNGRVTLDSQNSFAVTDAGSGLKVDGGALKASTLKTVASLDVTTYDNSQLALAIVDSALASVNNQRAQYGALQNRFQSTVSNLQTTSENLSASRSRIQDTDFAAETANMTRGQILQQAGTAMLAQANQLPQSVLSLLK